In Rhodamnia argentea isolate NSW1041297 chromosome 4, ASM2092103v1, whole genome shotgun sequence, the following proteins share a genomic window:
- the LOC115756787 gene encoding uncharacterized protein LOC115756787, with translation MNPATSNNKSPHNPLGPMVKESVDRFLLEYQSGSPDFSNFTSIFSRLLHSLPDAPLEIIWFYSALTCHAAKSAGRDAPEQQVSRTKELFQLLVSCSSSCNAVKKVAVLAPVVYELYFLVIERKGLKKEVEDLLEVVVSYVSICSSREFEEEDELESSGPCFLDLIRVWIVDKPKKDVKSFFPVVSDDVRKGICEDCGTGLGRLAGVVMTEAFLLRLCLKLDARTLRAELERDMHSWAVQTIAGFRNFYFFGTLLRMLLDPVLPVTLLLKFEDEILLREVLYDALIMVDYPFLSPHNGRKLHDELLKSSAVLLLLVAETAMQFIRENGDHSKVDSYKDAVSKSCLPSQLLKWVACQTGSGRITSRPTASTPAALIKWLLIVEDLGIRVFDSDILKLHAKAVVCKSRIEHDNAFILSPYNEGVVEDIIDDADLDMVDSMDATFMAYTCPVVLASDGTRKRKDGRKEEGEIPVKFLKSHIHENVAKSNIFHSCVGDGLSSRNEEYSPILQEDILSMEQ, from the exons ATGAACCCGGCGACATCGAACAACAAAAGCCCTCACAATCCTCTCGGCCCCATGGTGAAAGAGTCGGTAGACCGCTTCTTGCTGGAGTACCAGAGCGGATCACCGGACTTCTCCAACttcacctccattttctccCGCTTGCTTCACAGCTTGCCCGACGCGCCTCTCGAGATCATATGGTTCTACTCCGCGCTGACTTGTCACGCCGCGAAGTCGGCCGGCCGCGACGCTCCGGAGCAGCAAGTGTCGAGGACTAAGGAGCTGTTTCAGCTGCTGGTGTCTTGTTCTAGCTCGTGCAACGCGGTTAAGAAGGTTGCCGTGCTCGCCCCAGTGGTTTATGAGCTGTACTTTTTAGTGATCGAGAGAAAGGGCTTGAAGAAAGAGGTCGAGGACTTGCTAGAGGTCGTTGTTAGTTATGTTAGCATCTGCAGCAGTAGAGAGtttgaagaagaggatgaaTTGGAGTCTTCGGGTCCATGCTTTTTGGATTTGATTCGCGTGTGGATAGTCGATAAGCCGAAGAAGGATGTGAAATCGTTCTTTCCAGTCGTTAGTGATGATGTTCGCAAGGGGATTTGTGAGGATTGTGGCACTGGCCTGGGGCGTTTGGCTGGGGTTGTTATGACCGAGGCATTTTTGTTGAGGTTATGCTTGAAGTTGGACGCCCGGACATTGCGCGCCGAGTTGGAGAGAGACATGCATAGCTGGGCAGTCCAGACTATTGCTGGATTTAGGAACTTTTACTTTTTCG GTACTCTTCTTAGGATGCTATTGGATCCAGTTTTACCTGTGACACTGCTGCTA AAATTCGAGGATGAAATTCTCTTGCGAGAAGTTCTATATGATGCCCTGATAATGGTAGATTATCCATTTCTGAGCCCTCACAATGGGAGAAAGCTTCATGATGAGCTCTTGAAGAGCTCGGCTGTCTTGTTGTTGTTAGTAGCTGAAACCGCCATGCAATTCATTAG GGAAAATGGTGATCATAGCAAAGTGGACTCCTATAAGGACGCAGTCTCTAAATCCTGCCTACCTTCTCAATTGCTCAAATGGGTTGCTTGTCAAACTGGTTCGGGGAGAATAACCAGCAGACCAACGGCATCAACTCCAGCAGCACTTATTA AGTGGCTGCTGATTGTAGAGGATCTAGGGATAAGAGTCTTTGACAGTGATATTTTGAAGCTCCATGCAAAGGCAGTAGTTTGCAAGTCAAGAATAGAGCATGACAATGCTTTTATCCTCTCTCCATATAACGAGGGCGTAGTGGAGGACATAATTGATGATGCTGATCTGGATATGGTTGATTCTATGGATGCCACTTTCATGGCCTACACTTGTCCAGTAGTGTTAGCAAGTGATGGTACTAGAAAACGCAAAGATGGGAGGAAGGAAGAAGGGGAGATACCTGTTAAGTTCCTCAAATCTCATATTCACGAGAATGTAGCAAAATCCAACATCTTTCACTCGTGTGTTGGTGATGGCTTGAGCAGTAGGAATGAGGAGTATAGTCCCATCCTCCAGGAAGATATATTAAGTATGGAACAATAA